The genomic DNA attatacctagcggaatagagcaacaaaggacTAAGCGAgtgagatgtcactagcagcaacattgtgtgataaaaagagatgcgtgattAGACTTAACAGAACGATTTTTTGCAACTACGAGTATTTGACAACtctgaattttttttagattttacgtGGGTGAAATCGTGGATGTTCATGagaaatagtacctacataagaaACGTGGTGACCAgttcagtgattgatttattgtacaaaacaatgaaataatcctgacactGATACAGAAAAATGACATCCAGTGATACCCTAAAATCGGTTTCgttgacagctcgtggttgttgctctaATCCGAagaaatattaactttatgagtACACCTACGTACCGTTTCAAATGCACATCCTGGCCattctttttataatatttcttCAGCTGTATTAAGACAAATTCAGCATGGTTAAACTCGGTCTTATGTATGTCAGCATCATATTGTATATAGTTGCATGCCGGTAGACATCTGCAATCTTGCAGGTGTTCACTGCCTCTCGTTGAAAAAACGtctacaaaaattaaaaacaaaaatacttgttAATTAGGTATTTTTGGAATAGGTAGGAAAATATTGTTAAGTGCTAAAACTTACCGTTAGCTCTTCTAAAACAATATATTTGACTTCCTGATGAACAGATTTTGTCATGAGTATGATCTAAAAAAAGAAATACAGAATTTGATGAATTATCGTAAGGAGTTTAAAACATACAAAAGCTTTTGGAAACAATctaatcaatacaaaacaacAAGGCAATTCACAGtgacttaaaaataaactaatacaAACATGGCATATAAGTCATGACGCAACCACACCGTGCGTAGGTGAAGTTTGTCAAACATTCTTGCCTGCAATGGTTGTAggaatatattttaaaatatttcagcgGCCTCTCTTCTGGAAAGTAGCATTGTCGCCTGTAACATGAAAAAGAAactttatattttaatagatGATACAGTTAGTATTCCCAGGCAGTGGGCGCGTGGGCAGGcgtcctactaggtggaccgacgatctggtaaaggtcgcgagaagagcctggatgcgggcagcgcaggaccgttcattgtggaaaaccttgggggaggcctttgtccagcagtggacgtcatttggctgaaacgaacgaacgaagatgaTAAAGTTAGTAGGTATTCCCAGTCCCACCATaactctaaaatatttttgtcatcatcatcatgatttcaGCCAATGGTGGTCCAGGTCCAAGTATGATCAcctgattttttcattcaaccACTGCCTGTTTTCAAGATCATCGTTCATCGAGCATGGACCTACGTTCTTTAAGCACAACAAAATATTACTTACGGATGTTTAATGTCGACCAATTCATAAACATAGGGGTAAGTATGAAATTACTGttattttttccgtaaaaaacgGCTATGTCATACTTTAACACCTAATATTATAAGCTTGAccaatgtcatcatcatcattatctcagccataggacgtccactgctgaacataggcctcccccaatgctttccatgctgcccggttggtagcggcctgcgtccagcgccttcctgctacctttatgatgtcgttggtccaGCTTGTGGGTCCAATTTCGATTTGATTCAATATGATGAATTGGAAAAAAGAACAATAGGTATTCTTGATACATACACATTAAGTGCTACTGCTTGCAAATCTTTGCTGGTGGATACTGCAGAGAACTCAACAGCCATGGATGATACTTGCTCTGGTAGAGCTGCAAAATAGTAGGACTGCGCCTGAGGCCAATCGGCTGGGTGGTGCAAATAAATCTGTAAAAAGGGAGCATGGATCTCGTAATAGGTTACTAAGGAACAAAATATGGACATCAAGCCTTCAAAACCCCGTCGGATCAGCGTTGGGTAAGGGAAGTGTTTTTAAATGTGTCTCTGGCTAACAATAGAGGGtggtgctcctgcagtggacacaaaatgagctgatgatgacAAGTATGTATATTGAGTTAACGTTATGCATTATACATACAGgttgttactttgcattcttgccataccTATTCACAGAGAGAGCGAACAATACCTATTAGTTTAGATAAACAAGAGGTAAAGAAAGCACACtgagtttttagtaaatttaggtttgcagtacaaattgaaataaaccaattttgtctcgctcATTCAACAGGCGCAATTGGAATAAACAGTGGACGTCAGCTTTTTACacaagtgtcaaaaatatttttacaaactccaatagatatttaaatagagaagattgtcgataaaataaaatactcaagtttaaaaaataaaattttaggacATTGTTTTTTACTGATTTGTTTTCAGTGTCATTCATATagttacctctgtaaatatggcaaaaATGCTAAGTAACACCGTGTATTCGAAATTGTCCGACGGTCACCTTAAACGGTATggtttaatttgaaaattaatattattatggtagcTTGTATCTAAATAGGATGCATTTGAATATTTACCTTATAACCAGTATATACTACATTGCAGTTTTTATCTTTAATGGGTTCTAAATCAGCCAGATTCAGGCTTAGGTAGGGAGTTTCACCACTTTCCTGAGAAAGAAAGACACAGTCAACAGCACGTTATCTATCCGACCAAAGCAATTAGGCGCACGGCAAACATGGCGTCACTGGAGCTAGGGAGGTGAATATCAAATCACTTCGAGACAAACTGTTACCTAGTACTAGGTATGAAATTAGTACAAGTATACTAGTGACTAATTGGATGAGAATGTAATTTAAGCAATTGTCTAATGTGAGTGCAATTTAGTTTCCTGTCATGCGCCTAATTGTTGTGGTGGGCTAGTACCTATAAGCATAATTAAAAATTGTACTTAGAACAACTACATTCAAGATTTCACACTACTACTTATGCTATCGTCTCTAGCTGTGCTGTTTTGATAAGACcatacacataatattattatgatacaaGTAAAATTAAATGGTGTGGTGGCCACAAAACTAGCTTTTCGTAGTTTGAGACTAGATGGCAAaggatacataatattttatgttcaaggactcattcattattgtgttttattaaaataagattatcaaatattttttaataaacctAAAGGTTTTGATTTGCAACTGCGTTATTTACACGTAAATTGCGTTACGCTACTTCTTTTAGGCAGTGActctctaataaataaattaaataaaaatcttgatGATTATTCTTGACTaatttatctgtcagataaagtTATCTAGATGGGATTTTAGCAGCAAGGGTGACCTGATTTATGCGAGTTACTTTACCTGGCCACGATATGGGTATGCGTTTACGTCATCATTGGTGTAGCCTTCAGTGAATGTCCAATTCCTCGCCTCATGTTCATTATATGAATATTTGAATTCTCTTTgtatactaaaaataaaaaagatgtaAGTTTATGCTTTTTAGTTTTCACTTAAAAGTCAAGTAAATTCTGAATGTAGGTGTTTCAATTTCAATATGTTCACAGATAAATAGAGAGAAAAGATACTTTTTTCAAGCAAAGTTAAATGCTGATACCTACATTATTTGTAATGTCTGTATCTATATAAAACGAATGAAATCCATCGTactgttattaaattttatcattAGAAAGTAATAACAAATACAAGATAAAACCACGTAAGATTACTTAAAAGCAAAACATCAGAGACTTACGTATTGTAATTCAAAATATCACTAGCTGCTAAACCGTTTATGTTAAAACAAATTCCATCCTCCGTCAACACTCTTTTTACTAGATCCGTGCAATCATTTTTTCCGAGTTTGCAGACGTAGAAAATATCGTCTACTTCCATCGACACCTAAAGTTTCACATTATTAAGTATGAGTATCACATTGGTTGTCCGGAACGCGGCCTGCATTccaaaaccttgctgccccatcagccgtcagttcttcgtactatatgccctgcccattgccacttcagcttgctaatccgtcaggcTATGCCAGCGACTTAATTCGTTTACGGAACTCCTCATTTcagattcgatctcgtaaagaaacaccgagcatagtcctctccatagcacgctgtgcaactttgagcttctatATCTTAGTAtaaggccgcgtaccggaaaacgaagCGTGAGAcatccactcacaaggtggaccgacgacatcataaaggtagcaggaaagcgctggacgccggccgctaccaatcgatcaacatggaaagcattgggggaggcctatgttcagcagtggacgtcctatggctgaaatgatgatgacgatgaatatcacatcgtcgcttgcctctctaactaacgtatctgtcattttttttcgaaactgagttatctacaccatcttaattaatttcgcaagacgaatcgatctgtctaatcgcctgaaagttttgcaaaatgtcagttacgtcaattagagaggcaagcgacgacaTTTGTACAGAGTATAAAAGAGGGTTTGATGTATATTATAGAATACGTTACCGAAGGAACGAATTACAGTGATGTTGATGTTAAAAGcaaatacattttctaatttctgaTAGCGTTATACTAGTATTTTACATAAACTCACATTTAACAATCTATCCATCCAGTCACCAGGCAGTTCGTTAATAAGTTCCTCTGCTGGCCAGTCACAAAATAAGTTCACGGCGCTAGCTGTTGCTAAGGTGTCGTTGTCAATGACTTCATgactgaaaataatacaaactgAAATACGTGTGaaattttttgaatattttttcttcgttttcgcaaagtttttcattgatgctccgctcctattggtgtTAGAGTGATGATATTATGTATAGCCtaaaatgggctatccaacaaaaatattttttttcaaatcgaatcTTTCTATCACAAATTATTTGAAAACTCGGCTGAACAACCCTTTTGTTTGAGTGTATAAAGTTCCACTAAAATAATCATAAACcagttcaatttatttataactagctttccgcccgcggcttcgcccgcgtggaattttgtctgtcacagaaaaactttatcgcgcgcgtccctgtttcaaaaaccgggataaaaactatcctatgtcctttcccgggactcaaactatctctatgccaaatttcatcaaaatcggttttgtgatttaggcgtgaaagcgagacagacagagttacttttgcatttataatattagtataggatgtcgacgtgaaattgtgaactctgtcagtttaaaatataacgcgttagattgtaaactaacagtgggttaggttagattgtaatttaactacgtcagattattatctgacggaattcacaattttacggtgacatagaTAAGGTGTTAGTCGTAGATGTAAACTTTATAACACTGtttcctttttagggttccgtagtcctgacaaggaacccttaaaagggttagtttcgatatgtctgtctgtctgtccgaggttttgcttggaaattaTTAACACTAGATaactgtaattttgtagaggtatgtatattaatcacgccgacaaaacggtgaaatgaatgaaagtgactttagatgaagtcatcgcttgcttctgaaatatattgtggtcaccacggacaactacggaaccctacactgcgcgtggcacgacacacacttggccaattttttattttgtgggGTTGGCTTACAGACCATGTTTATTTACTCTTTACTTACTTTTCCAGATCTGCGAGTATCTCCGTGTAATTGAAATTCTTAAATTTTACTGCGGGACAAATTGTTATCGCTGGGAATGGTACCTGAAACCGAAAGTTCCATCTTTTTCTAATCCAGTAGGTATGTTACTACTATAGTTTAAATTTATCTAATCACTGCCAGTaagttaaaaaaacttttaattattagtaTATTAATAGGTAAATCTCCTAAATATAGGTGTAATCAACGATGATCCCTAATGACGTAATTTCTTTAAAGCATTTATTGAAGTaactatactggtcatcacaaaaatcggcccacctacgttttacaggaaaactcgtttctactgacacaatcatggtgccccaacaatattggtgttatttgaaagcccaataaatatccttatagaaaaacacatttaatttcttaataaacgattaacatgaacgcgatatacaataaatgtgacttgaaaaaagacctcactttgggctcacctctgggatcaataagaccaatttttatggttataaaaccaaataatgatctcacgtgtcctctttaacagatggatagcgattaatcccaacttaacagttttatagccataaaagttggctcaagcgtaactacctattttttgaagaagtgactctggattcttctatagacacatttttggggtaaaacctttcctttagtgaaatgaagtttagaactaggcttttaaatggtgccaatattggtgggaagtggggatgcatacgtttgaaagtgcttgtcgcaggagggtcgatttttgtgatgaccagtgtataagATGTTGTTACGATATTATTAAGTTTATGTGACGTGATAGATATTTTAGGTCAAATAATTATAGAAGCCTTTTTACCTCTTTAACGAAGAGATGTTTTTCGGAAAAGCTGACAATAACGGGAGACGTATTCCACTTATTCCAGACCTTTGATATCAGGTAGAAGGACAGCGCAACACTCACAATGAACGTGACGAGCCAGAATATCCTGaggataaaagaaaataataaattagatgtaataaaaatcattaAGATTGTATAAAACATTCAAAATTCACATACTTTACAAGTATATAAactgagaaaaaaatattattgcaaAATATTTTGGCGAATGGgacattaataaagaaaattacgAGTAACTACAACTCGAAACGTGCTTCTAAAAAAAGCTCTTCCACATCCGATAACAATAAGAAATCGAAAGCTATAactgctttattttttttatccactacgaggaagctcttggcctgtatcccACCTGATGATAAGTGACGATGACGAAGTTTTTAAATTGCATAATCACAAATTATTGATTTCCTTTGCAAATTGTGTCATCCACAATAAATGATGTACTTAAAGGGGGTTTTGAATTGACAGATTTACCAAAGAACAACGTGGAGTTTCCAGTACAAAACACCCCATAAGACTTACTAATTCAaaacttattacttatttttatgagGACTTACTTTTCAATAATATGAAGGCCCTTTTCAGTAGTGTATCTCAGTCCGTGAAGGGTTGTGTTTTTGGAATAATCTTGGAATAGTTGTTTCAGAAGTTTTTTTTGGCGTTTCCTCCGTTTCCTTCTGAGACACACCTCCCCGACTACTGGTCGCTCGGCCTCTTCACTGGAATTATATTTGTGTTAAACCTTCGCCAAATGCCAttattatagatcgtttcattcacgaagacgcgccccacccaTTTTTGGTCGAGAGatgcgcggggtgcggggagtttgatccgagcaatccgagcgtcattattgtagtgttcttgtgcactcatggatgatttagcgtgtaccgataacactcaaacattagcggaagaatggtggggcgcgtcttcatggatgaaacggtctatactatttttaaaatttcttcaACAGTTAAAAAGGAAGAATTAGGCACAAAAAATGTAGTTACACTTTACacatttttacacaaaataaactcagtaatcggggatgaaattattacctacgaCATAAACTTACTTCATTCTGAAAACTGCGACTTCAGACTTACACTTTCACCACACGAATGGAATATTTTCACGACCATTGCCAATTACGATTAATTAGGTCAACTATCCATTTTGTTAATTGCACGTTTTTATTCCCGCAACAAACCTCCCCTGGGCTGCACAAggataattaatttgtaattaattagaaattaaacaaCTTATTTGTACAACGGGAGTACTcttgtttttacccgactacggcaaagcaaaaggagggttatgattttgacaggttatgtatgtatgtatgtatgtatgtatgtatgtatgtatgttcatctgttccctcgtaacttctaaactacttatcagaattcgacaaatgtcatatcattagaagcgtcttaattgtccgctggttataggctatatggggtttcacaaaatctaatgtggcgccctctagcggacaaaacatacagagtaaaaaaataaagttaagataaatatgccgtgtttggtattatttgaaagcgctttacttgtacattttgaatatatattactagcatttgcttgtgactttacctgtattcatgggctgat from Ostrinia nubilalis chromosome 8, ilOstNubi1.1, whole genome shotgun sequence includes the following:
- the LOC135074288 gene encoding pickpocket protein 28-like gives rise to the protein MNEEAERPVVGEVCLRRKRRKRQKKLLKQLFQDYSKNTTLHGLRYTTEKGLHIIEKIFWLVTFIVSVALSFYLISKVWNKWNTSPVIVSFSEKHLFVKEVPFPAITICPAVKFKNFNYTEILADLENHEVIDNDTLATASAVNLFCDWPAEELINELPGDWMDRLLNVSMEVDDIFYVCKLGKNDCTDLVKRVLTEDGICFNINGLAASDILNYNTIQREFKYSYNEHEARNWTFTEGYTNDDVNAYPYRGQESGETPYLSLNLADLEPIKDKNCNVVYTGYKIYLHHPADWPQAQSYYFAALPEQVSSMAVEFSAVSTSKDLQAVALNVVFKTIRHDLKTEKLEDPPNIFHVEKLHNDITDLPLHLK